Proteins encoded in a region of the Chelonoidis abingdonii isolate Lonesome George chromosome 2, CheloAbing_2.0, whole genome shotgun sequence genome:
- the THNSL1 gene encoding threonine synthase-like 1, with amino-acid sequence MFHVVRYKCLKLTQNVGSSVHRKLIFPRTLAFAQLWKSWLSTLSLVGDQNIVLMGPPGAGKTTVGRIVGHKLGCHVIDVDDDVLQTTWNMSVTEKLQDVGSRQFIEEEGKALLKFSASGSVISLSGSNPMHAASMQHVKKNGIVVYLDVPTRDIIDRLELMKVDRIVGQDSGISVRDILQFRKQFYKKWFDIRVRCESGLTAEAVADKVLDAVKRYQDSESETFISTRHIRSEMCEQKYFTEVVVEGLASDGGLFVPEKGLPTFSAGEWQSLVEATYIERAQIILERFIHPADIPAFKLGEIVEIAYGENFTCSKIAPLRYLTGNQFLLELFHGPTASFKDLALQLMPHLFAYCIPKRCNYLVLVATSGDTGSAVLDGFSRLSDTDKQRIAVVTFFPEDGVSQIQKSQMIGCQRENGWSVGVKSDFDFCQTAIKEIFTNSDYSGFLTVEYGTALSAANSINWARLLPQIIYHASAYLDLVHQDIITFGSPIDVCIPTGNFGNILAALYAKRMGIPIRKCICASNENNVLTDFIRTGLYDLRGRRLMQTSSPAIDILKSSNLERHLHLIASGDGQLVTQLFSELEKQCHFQLQKDLLEKLQQDLVAGWCSEEDCLAAIHSVYSTTGYILDTHTAVAKVVADRLQDRTCPVIISSTAHYSKFAPAILRALRIAEIKQNPLSQLHLLSSYSPLPPVHRGLLETLKENEKQKHQICAADVNVMMAHIETVIQNQFMKVF; translated from the coding sequence ATGTTTCATGTTGTTCGGTATAAGTGTCTAAAATTAACACAGAACGTTGGTTCTAGTGTACATCGAAAGTTGATTTTTCCAAGAACGCTTGCATTTGCACAACTGTGGAAATCATGGCTCTCAACTCTCTCTCTTGTTGGAGACCAGAATATTGTCCTGATGGgacctcctggagctgggaaaacAACAGTTGGGAGAATAGTAGGTCACAAACTTGGCTGTCATGTCATAGATGTGGATGATGATGTCCTTCAAACAACCTGGAATATGAGCGTGACAGAAAAATTGCAGGATGTTGGTAGTCGGCAATTTAtagaagaggaaggaaaagccCTGTTAAAGTTTTCAGCATCTGGAAGTGTAATTTCCCTTTCTGGGTCCAATCCAATGCATGCTGCCAGCATGCAGCATGTGAAGAAAAACGGGATTGTTGTGTATCTGGATGTACCCACAAGAGACATAATAGATAGGCTGGAATTAATGAAAGTGGATCGTATTGTGGGGCAGGATTCTGGAATTTCTGTGAGAGACATACTTCAGtttaggaagcaattttataAAAAATGGTTTGATATCCGTGTTCGTTGTGAAAGTGGACTTACAGCAGAGGCTGTAGCAGATAAAGTACTTGATGCAGTTAAGAGATATCAAGACTCAGAATCAGAAACTTTTATTTCAACCAGACATATAAGGTCTGAAATGTGTGagcaaaaatatttcactgaagtTGTTGTTGAGGGCCTAGCATCTGATGGTGGACTCTTTGTTCCTGAGAAGGGGCTCCCAACATTCTCTGCTGGAGAATGGCAGAGCTTAGTAGAAGCAACGTACATTGAAAGAGCTCAGATTATATTGGAAAGATTCATACATCCTGCTGATATACCTGCTTTCAAGCTGGGAGAAATTGTTGAGATTGCTTATGGAGAAAACTTTACTTGTTCTAAAATTGCCCCTCTTAGGTATCTGACAGGCAACCAGTTTCTCCTTGAGTTGTTTCATGGACCAACAGCCTCATTTAAGGATTTGGCATTACAGTTGATGCCTCATCTATTTGCATACTGTATTCCCAAAAGATGCAATTATTTGGTCCTAGTAGCTACTTCTGGAGACACAGGAAGTGCTGTCCTAGATGGTTTTAGTCGTCTTAGTGATACTGACAAGCAAAGAATTGCTGTGGTCACTTTCTTTCCTGAGGATGGAGTAAGCCAGATTCAAAAATCACAAATGATTGGCTGCCAAAGAGAAAATGGGTGGTCAGTGGGTGTTAAATCTGATTTTGATTTTTGCCAGACAGctataaaagaaatatttaccAATTCTGATTATTCTGGCTTTCTTACTGTAGAATATGGAACAGCTTTAAGTGCAGCAAATTCTATAAACTGGGCTCGACTACTTCCCCAAATTATTTATCATGCCTCTGCCTACCTTGACCTTGTTCATCAAGATATTATTACTTTTGGAAGCCCAATAGATGTGTGTATTCCTACAGGAAACTTTGGCAACATATTAGCTGCATTATATGCAAAAAGGATGGGAATCCCTATCAGAAAATGTATTTGTGCATCCAATGAAAATAATGTTTTGACCGATTTCATAAGAACAGGTCTTTATGATTTAAGGGGAAGAAGATTAATGCAGACTTCATCACCAGCAATAGATATTTTGAAGTCTTCCAACCTTGAACGACATTTGCACCTGATTGCTAGTGGTGATGGACAGCTGGTGACACAATTATTTAGTGAGCTGGAAAAGCAATGTCACTTTCAGTTGCAGAAAGATCTGCTTGAGAAGCTTCAGCAAGACTTGGTGGCTGGGTGGTGCTCTGAGGAGGATTGCCTAGCTGCTATCCATTCTGTATACAGTACTACAGGGTATATTTTGGACACACACACGGCTGTTGCTAAAGTAGTTGCAGATCGATTACAGGATAGAACATGCCCAGTTATCATTTCATCTACAGCTCATTATTCCAAGTTTGCACCTGCTATCTTGCGGGCTTTGAGGATTGCAGAAATAAAACAGAATCCATTAAGTCAGCTTCACTTACTGAGCTCTTACAGTCCTTTGCCTCCAGTCCATAGGGGCCTGTTAGAAACATTGAAAGAGAATGAGAAGCAGAAACATCAGATCTGTGCTGCTGATGTGAATGTCATGATGGCACATATAGAAACTGTAATACAAAATCAGTTTATGAAAGTTTTCTAA